The DNA region CCTCCCCCGGGGTCGCGTCCGGGGTGTCGGGAAGGGTGCCCGCCGGGCCCGCGTAGACCGCGTCCCACCAGCCGTCGTCCGGCCGGGGCTGCTGCGCGGGTGCACCCTGCTTGGTCATCTGGCGGCTCCTGGTCGTTCCGTGGTCGCGCCGCCCCCGGCGGGCCGGGCTCGACGTCATTGTCTCCAAGGGCAACGACGCTGTCCGGGTTTCGACGACAACCACACCCACATCGGCCGATAACGATCACCGGGTTCGCCGTCCGTTTCGCTTCCGTTCCTCCCGTGCTCGACCGAACCGCCCCGACCAGGGTGTTTCCGGGGGATTCCGGCCCGTCGGCCGCCGAAAGTGAGAGACCGGGAGGGGGCTCGCTTCACTCGTTCGGCTGATTAAATGTGCGCATGACCGCGTCGGCCCCCAGCACCTCCCGACCGGGGAGGGCCGTACTCACGGGCCGCCCGGTGGGCGTGCTGTGGATCCTGCTGCTGGCCGGACTGCTCACGGCCCTGCCGTGCGCGGGCCACGCCAGGGCGGTCACGACCGAGCGGCCGGACGCACCGGTGGCCGCCCCGGCCGGTCCGCTGGCCGGTCCGCCGACCGGCCTCCGCATCGCGTCGGCCACCGCCGCCGCGGCGGTCACCGGCCACCGGCACCACACCGCCACCGGCCCGGACGGCACGCCGCAGACCGTCGGCGAGCGCGTCCGCGCGGAGAGCCACCGGCACTGGACGTGGTGCTCGGTCGACGGCGATCCGCCGCACCGCGACAACGGCTGCTCCGGTCACCCGTACTGCGCCCAGGACGCCCAGCTCCCCAATCCGCCGCCGCACCCGCAACCCGCCGCGGCGCCCCTGCCGGCGTCCCCCGAGGCGCCGCCCCGGGTGGTGCCCGCAGGGCTGCTGGTCGGCCCGCACCCCGCGCCCGACCTGCACGAACTCCAAGTACACCGGTCCTGAGCGGAACCCGCCGCCGGCCCTCCCCCGCCTCCCGCCCGCGCTCCGGCGCGAGTCGGCGGACGGACGGGACCGGCGGATCCGCCCCATCCCGCCATCTCTTCAGACCGCCGCGCCCGATGCGCGGTGGGGACAAGGACACCACATGGGTTCCGCCTCCAAGCAGTCCAAGGCACCGTCGAACAAGCCGGGCGGCAAGCAGGCCAGCGCCGACCGCCGGGCCCGGATCGCCGAGCTGCGCGCCGCCGAGCAGCGCCGCGACCGCCGCAACAAGGTGCTCGCCGGGTCGATCGCCGGCGTGCTGGTGATCGCCGCGATAGCCACCGGCACGTGGATCGTGGTGGACGCCAACAAGGACAAGAAGGCCAAGGAGGTCGCCGCCAGCGCCCCGATCGACGGCGTGCAGACCTTCGGCGAGCTGACCCGCAACCACGTCAAGGAGAAGGTCACCTACGCGCAGACCCCGCCGGTCGGCGGCGACCACAACGCGATCTGGCTGGACTGCATGGGCACCGTCTACGACCAGCCGGTCGAGAACGAGCGCGCCGTCCACTCGCTGGAGCACGGCGCGGTCTGGGTGACCTACAACAGCAAGGCCACGCCGGAGGACGTCAAGGCCCTCTCGGACAAGGTGAAGGCCACCCCGTACTCGCTGATGAGCCCCTACCCGGACGAGCAGGGCACCATCACCCTGAACGCCTGGTCGACCCAGCTGGTCGTGGACAGCGCCTCCGACCCGCGGGTGGAGAAGTTCTTCACCAAGTACGTCCAGGGCAAGCAGACCCAGGAGCCCGGGGCCTCCTGCACCATGGGCGCGATGTGACCGCCCCCGGCACCACACCGGGCCTCACACCCGGCGGGGAGGACGCGGAGGAGGACGCCGCCCCGGCGGCCGCCCCGCGCAAGCGGCTCTGGTGGCCGGCTGCGCTGGCCGCCTCGCTCGCCCTCGCGCTCGGCGTGCCGGCCCTGGTGGCCGGCAGCACGTCGGCGTCCGGCTCCTCCTCGGTCTCCGCACCGGCGGACGACTCCCCGGAGGCCGGGTTCGCCCGCGACATGGCGACCCACCACCAGCAGGCGGTGGACCTGTCGTTCATCGTCCGCGACCGGACCTCGGACGAGCACACCCGCACGCTCGCCTTCGACATCATCAACACCCAGGCCAACCAGCGCGGCATGATGATGGGCTGGCTCGACCAGTGGGGGCTCCCGCAGCACTCGCCGGCCAAGCCGATGGCGTGGATGGGCATGAAGCACGGCTACGAGCCGCACGACGGCTCGCTGATGCCCGGCATGGCCACCAACACCCAGCTCACCAAGCTCCGTTCGCTGAACGGGCGGGACGCCGAGGTGCTCTTCCTGCAGCTGATGCTGGAGCACCACAAGGGCGGCGTGGAGATGGCCCAGGGCTACGTCGACGTGGCGAAGAACGAGACCGAGAAGCGGCTCGCCCAGTCGATGGTGGCGGGGCAGACGTCGGAGATCCAGCTGATGACCGACATGCTCGGGGAACGCGGCTCGGCCCCCGGCGTGCCCGCCTCCTGACCGACGGCACGGCCGGGGCGGCGGACGGGTGATCCCGTCCGCCGCCCCGGCCGTTTCCGTGCTCAGCGGCGCGCCGACGCCCGGTCCGCGGACGGGGCGGCGGCCGGAGTGGCGGACGGAGTGGTGGACGGAGTGGTGGCCACCGGCCGGTCCGGCGCCGGCCGGCCACCGAGCGGACGTTCCCGGACCGGCCGGGTGAGCACCACCGCGAGGCCGGCCACCGCGGCCAGGACGAGCAGCACCGACCGGCCGCCGAGCGCCGGTCCCGCCAGGTGGACGCCGAGCACCGGCAGCGCGGTGCCGAGCGCCGTACCGAGGCTGCGGGCCATGTTGACCATGCCGCCGCCGACCGCCGAGCACTCCGCCGGGATCGCCCGCATCACCAGCGCGTTGTTGGCGGGCAGCAGCACGCCCAGCCCCCAGCCGACGACCGCCAGGGGCACGGCGAGCAGCTTGGCGGGTGCACCGACCGCCGGGAGCAGCGCGCAGCACAGCAGGCCCGCCCCGGCGAGCCCGGCGCCGAACCGGCAGCGGGCCACGTCCGACCAGCCGCGCGGCAGCAGCGCGCCGCCGACCGTCGCGGCCACCGCGAACGCGGCCGGGAGCACGGTGATCACCAGGCCCGCCCGGGCGGTCGGCAGGCCGGACTCCGCGAGCAGTACCGGAGCCAGCACCAACGGGCAGAACAGCAGCAGGTACCCGATCAGCGAGACCCCGAGGCCGGGCCGGACGCCGGGGGTGTTGACCAGCCCGGGCGCGAGGATCGGCCGGGCGGCCCGCCGCTCCCGGCGGACCAGGCCGAGCGCGAGCAGGACGGCGGCGGCGGACAGCCCGGCCACCGCCCAGCCGGGCAGCGGCAGGCCGGAGGCGGCGGAGAGGGCGAGCAGCAGCGCGGTGGACGAGCCGGCGAGCAGCAGCAGACCGGGCAGGTCGAAGCGGCCGCCGTCGGCGTCGGGTCCGACCCCCCGGCGCGGGTGCGGGAGCCGGACGGCGGGCGCGGGCCCGGCCGCGGGCGCGGGACGGGCCGCGGGGAGGACGCCGGGGGCCGGGGCACCGGGGGCCGGGGCCTGAACGGGCGGGGCGCCGGTCCGGGTCCGGGGCAGCAGGAACCAGCCGGCCGCGATGCCGACCAGGCTGATCGGCACGTTGATCCAGAACACCCAGCGCCAGGAGGCGTGCTCGACCATGAGCCCGCCGAGGCCGGGTCCGAGCGCGAGTCCCAGTCCCTGGGCGGCGGCCTGGACGCCGAGCGCCCGCCGCATCGCGTGTCCTGGCACGCCGCGCGCGACCAGGGCGACGCTGTTGGCCTGCATCATCGCGCCGCCGACCGCCTGGACCGCCCGGCACGCGACCAGCGTCCCGAGTCCGCCGGCGAGTCCGGCGCCGAGTGAGGCGAGGCCGAAGACGGCGAACCCCCCGAGGTAGACGGTCTTGCGGCCGACCAGGTCGGAGAGGCGTCCGACCGGTGCGAGCAGTGCCACCAGGACGAGCAGGTAGGCGAGGGCGACCCACTCGACGGCGGCGAACCCGGCGTGGAAGTGGCGTTGGAGGTCGGGGTAGACGAGGGCGGTGACGCTGGCGGTCAGCTGACCGAGGAACGCGCCGAGGCAGACGGTGGCGACGGCGAGCCAGTGGGCGTACCGCCGGCGGGCTATGCCGCGCGGCCGGGGACGCTCGGTGAGCAGCCGGCCGGCGAGGGTGGACGCGGCGTTCATACGGCGAAATATATCGGATACAGATATGTTCTCTCTACGATCTGATCGGCATGCGATCTGACCACAGTTGACCAGGGACGATCGCTACCGACCGGCACCGACCGCCGCAGACCGCGTCCCGACCGTCCGGGACCGTCCGTACCAGGCGCTACGCTGTCCGCCATGCCGTCGTCACCACCCGTTCCCGAACCCGCCGCCGGACCGGCCGCCGCCGGCCACCAGGAGCCGGAGACCGCGGCGGTCGAACGCGCCCGGCGGCTCACCGACGTGGTCACCCGGCTCCGCCGCACCCTGCGCAGCAGCATCCGGACCGACTACCCCTGGGAGTCCCTGCCGATGGCGCAGGTCGAACTCCTCCAGACGCTTGCCGCCGCCCCGCTGCGCGTCGGCGAACTCGCCGCCCGCCAGCGGCTCGCCCCGAACACCGTCAGCGGCCTGGTCGGCAAGCTGCTGGAGGCCGGGTTCGTCGACCGCCAGGCCGACCCCGGCGACCGCCGCACCGCCCGGATCGCCCTCACCCCGGCCGGCCGGCGCCAGCTCGACGACTGGCAGCACGCCCACGAGCGCCGCATCGCCACCGCGCTCGACGCCCTCTCCCCCGACGACCGCGACGCCGTCATGCACGCCCTGCCCGCCCTGGAGAACCTCGCCCGGGCACTGGCCGAACCGGCCTCCTGAGCAGGACACCACCGGGAAACCCGGTCGCCGGCGCCCGCGCCGCCGACTACCGTCCGGACATGGATCCCGCACTGCTCCGACTCGAACCCTGGACCGACGCCGACCTCGGCCTGCTGCGCAGGATCAACACCCCGCGGATGCG from Kitasatospora sp. NBC_00458 includes:
- a CDS encoding DUF3105 domain-containing protein, with protein sequence MGSASKQSKAPSNKPGGKQASADRRARIAELRAAEQRRDRRNKVLAGSIAGVLVIAAIATGTWIVVDANKDKKAKEVAASAPIDGVQTFGELTRNHVKEKVTYAQTPPVGGDHNAIWLDCMGTVYDQPVENERAVHSLEHGAVWVTYNSKATPEDVKALSDKVKATPYSLMSPYPDEQGTITLNAWSTQLVVDSASDPRVEKFFTKYVQGKQTQEPGASCTMGAM
- a CDS encoding DUF305 domain-containing protein: MTAPGTTPGLTPGGEDAEEDAAPAAAPRKRLWWPAALAASLALALGVPALVAGSTSASGSSSVSAPADDSPEAGFARDMATHHQQAVDLSFIVRDRTSDEHTRTLAFDIINTQANQRGMMMGWLDQWGLPQHSPAKPMAWMGMKHGYEPHDGSLMPGMATNTQLTKLRSLNGRDAEVLFLQLMLEHHKGGVEMAQGYVDVAKNETEKRLAQSMVAGQTSEIQLMTDMLGERGSAPGVPAS
- a CDS encoding MFS transporter, yielding MNAASTLAGRLLTERPRPRGIARRRYAHWLAVATVCLGAFLGQLTASVTALVYPDLQRHFHAGFAAVEWVALAYLLVLVALLAPVGRLSDLVGRKTVYLGGFAVFGLASLGAGLAGGLGTLVACRAVQAVGGAMMQANSVALVARGVPGHAMRRALGVQAAAQGLGLALGPGLGGLMVEHASWRWVFWINVPISLVGIAAGWFLLPRTRTGAPPVQAPAPGAPAPGVLPAARPAPAAGPAPAVRLPHPRRGVGPDADGGRFDLPGLLLLAGSSTALLLALSAASGLPLPGWAVAGLSAAAVLLALGLVRRERRAARPILAPGLVNTPGVRPGLGVSLIGYLLLFCPLVLAPVLLAESGLPTARAGLVITVLPAAFAVAATVGGALLPRGWSDVARCRFGAGLAGAGLLCCALLPAVGAPAKLLAVPLAVVGWGLGVLLPANNALVMRAIPAECSAVGGGMVNMARSLGTALGTALPVLGVHLAGPALGGRSVLLVLAAVAGLAVVLTRPVRERPLGGRPAPDRPVATTPSTTPSATPAAAPSADRASARR
- a CDS encoding MarR family winged helix-turn-helix transcriptional regulator, whose protein sequence is MPSSPPVPEPAAGPAAAGHQEPETAAVERARRLTDVVTRLRRTLRSSIRTDYPWESLPMAQVELLQTLAAAPLRVGELAARQRLAPNTVSGLVGKLLEAGFVDRQADPGDRRTARIALTPAGRRQLDDWQHAHERRIATALDALSPDDRDAVMHALPALENLARALAEPAS